The following coding sequences lie in one Eremothecium sinecaudum strain ATCC 58844 chromosome IV, complete sequence genomic window:
- the MET16 gene encoding phosphoadenylyl-sulfate reductase (thioredoxin) (Syntenic homolog of Ashbya gossypii AEL259W; Syntenic homolog of Saccharomyces cerevisiae YPR167C (MET16)), with product MLTTHTQTELDQEYSLNDGSKVTAAQLRAWDKELGLMKSPEDRLRWAITMFPNIYQLSGLGLTGLVITDMLSKLTSGQNAVPMIFIDTLHLFPETLKLLGEVKSKYYKPCPDKVNVFRPSGVESEEEFAAKYGSKLWEIDQMKYDFVSKIEPAYRAYKQLKVSAVFTGRRRSQQGDRVDLPYIELDQSNSVIKINPLADYEFAETESYVLKHKVPRNELLKLGFKSIGDYHSTEPVGNGEDERAGRWKGKSKTECGIHQASKYAAFLKEHQNNSTM from the coding sequence ATGCTTACTACTCACACGCAGACAGAACTAGACCAAGAGTATTCCCTAAATGACGGCAGTAAGGTAACAGCCGCACAATTGCGAGCTTGGGATAAGGAACTAGGTCTTATGAAATCCCCCGAGGATCGGCTTCGTTGGGCAATTACTATGTTCCCAAACATTTACCAGTTGAGTGGCCTTGGTCTAACAGGACTTGTCATCACAGATATGCTATCGAAGCTGACGTCAGGACAAAACGCCGTTCCAATGATCTTTATCGACACTCTACACTTATTTCCCGAAACCCTGAAATTACTTGGAGAAGTCAAAAGCAAATACTACAAGCCTTGCCCTGATAAGGTAAACGTATTCCGTCCGTCAGGTGTTGAATCTGAGGAGGAATTCGCGGCGAAGTACGGATCAAAGTTGTGGGAAATTGACCAGATGAAATATGACTTTGTTTCTAAAATCGAGCCTGCTTATCGGGCGTATAAGCAACTGAAAGTTAGTGCGGTATTTACTGGTCGTAGGCGTTCACAACAAGGCGACCGCGTGGATTTACCCTATATAGAACTTGATCAATCCAATAGTGTAATAAAGATTAACCCATTGGCTGACTATGAGTTTGCAGAGACCGAGTCATATGTCCTCAAGCATAAAGTACCCCGGAATGAGCTGTTAAAATTGGGTTTTAAGTCAATTGGAGATTATCATTCCACTGAACCTGTCGGTAATGGTGAAGATGAAAGAGCAGGTCGTTGGAAGGGGAAATCCAAGACCGAATGTGGGATTCACCAAGCTAGTAAATACGCTGCATTCCTAAAGGAGCACCAAAACAATTCAACCATGTGA
- the NUT2 gene encoding mediator complex subunit NUT2 (Syntenic homolog of Ashbya gossypii AEL260C; Syntenic homolog of Saccharomyces cerevisiae YPR168W (NUT2)), whose product MDQQDINKQQASLSDLELRLASIIESFIELGVSVYDFPGTQESTQGMVTNLKRNVERIRQLNQQTCDPDSPLKSINIPLEVLQYIEDGRNPDVYTREFVEAIRRSNQYQRAKMHALRKLRDSLADKISEEFPDLEPQVQSIIERANGSSGDKIITS is encoded by the coding sequence atGGATCAACAAGATATAAATAAGCAGCAGGCAAGTTTATCTGACTTAGAATTACGCCTCGCCTCAATTATAGAGTCGTTCATTGAACTGGGTGTTTCTGTATATGATTTCCCTGGTACTCAAGAATCTACACAAGGGATGGTAACAAATCTTAAGAGAAATGTAGAACGCATAAGACAGTTGAATCAACAAACATGTGACCCCGACTCCCCGTTAAAGAGTATTAATATTCCTTTGGAAGTTTTGCAATATATTGAAGATGGTAGGAATCCAGATGTTTACACAAGAGAATTTGTTGAAGCGATTCGCAGATCTAACCAGTACCAAAGAGCAAAGATGCATGCACTTAGGAAGCTACGAGACTCCCTGGCTGATAAGATATCAGAGGAGTTTCCAGACCTGGAACCACAAGTGCAGAGCATTATAGAACGCGCTAACGGCAGTAGTGGTGATAAAATTATAACATCCTAA